In a genomic window of Platichthys flesus chromosome 24, fPlaFle2.1, whole genome shotgun sequence:
- the LOC133950263 gene encoding uncharacterized protein LOC133950263 produces the protein MNFTLLSVLLCWISVSRGEFHVVEVQTGEEVTLMCTNYTSSPSDISWFRLKNGSNTSPISSMLSLDRNASYFDGFEEEKFNMTSNVSNVFLQIKQVDLSDSGLYICGYNMGRDFRKSPAVYSATYLKVKEKSVEQANLTIEILMGGLIIVLIIIIIALVLKIWKLLTAHKEALHPQDSKNVGSDDLNYAGLSFLPRAERSRRPAREREPEPNVVYATTMQSRNH, from the exons ATGAACTTCACCCTCCTGTCAGTTTTACTCT GTTGGATCTCTGTCTCACGAGGTGAATTTCACGTTGTGGAGGTCCAGACCGGTGAAGAGGTCACGCTAATGTGTACCAACTACACCAGTTCCCCCTCTGACATATCATGGTTCAGGCTGAAAAATGGATCCAACACCAGccccatctcctccatgctctCCCTTGACAGAAATGCATCGTACTTCGATGGgtttgaagaagaaaagttcAACATGACGTCCAACGTCAGTAACGTCTTTCTCCAAATCAAACAAGTGGATTTATCTGACTCTGGACTCTATATATGTGGCTATAACATGGGCAGAGACTTCAGAAAATCCCCAGCAGTTTACAGCGCAACatatttaaaggttaaag AAAAGTCTGTTGAACAAGCAAATCTGACCATCGAGATCCTCATGGGCGGTCTGATTATCGTCCTCATTATAATCATCATCGCTCTGGTGCTTAAAATCTGGAAACTTCTTACag cACATAAAGAGGCACTGCATCCACAAGACAGTAAG AATGTGGGCTCTGATGACCTGAACTACGCAGGACTGAGTTTCCTTCCAAGAGCAGAGCGGAGCAGAAGGCctgctagagagagagagccggagCCTAATGTTGTCTACGCCACCACCATGCAGTCAAGAAACCACTGA